GACAGGAATGTGTCAACAGCAGAATTTTACCACTGAAAAATGAGGGCTCTATcttgtggcagcagcagaaagcaagaaTTCCTCTTGAAGTTTTTCTCACTTGTTAGCAAAACAACAAATCCAGTGCTCATGTGTTCTTACCATCCACATGGCAAACATCTTTAATATAGGAAAACAGGATGGTCATCAAAATATCAAGCCGCTCCGCAAGCGGATGGGCCATTCTCTCACTACTGGAAGAGAcaactttgtttccttttctttcttcatcttcctcctgtTTGATAAAATGGCAGTCATGCACCTTTTACACATACAGTATCACAAAGACAGCAATTACAGGAAAAGTTAAACTAAATTTCTatgtttgtgctgaagggtttttttttgtttgtttgtatagTTTGCTTAGTATAAGCAAATTTTTGCAAACTAAGTCAATTAGCACAAATTCTTTAATAAGATTTATATATAGCTGCTTGATTTTTACATAAAGAAATTGATCCACTGTTTATATGCTGGATATTTACATAAATTCAACACCTAGAGAATGCCGTTAAGGTTTGAAGATGTTtcactttttcctgtttgtacTGCAGCAACAATAAAGCAATAAGGTATTCCTATGCTTAGTGCAGAGACacctcaaaactgaaaaatttggAGTAGAACAAGATAACCAACCATGTCAAAAAGTCCCTCCTCTGCAGATTTTTCCCCACTATCAGAGTTATTAGCAGCTTCTTCAGCATCCTCAATATCTTGCTGTGGAGTACTAACCTACAGTTGCAAACAAGAAATTGAATTTTATAAGACTATAACAGCAACAGGAAACCTTCTTGTATTATCTATATAAAAGAAAAGGCAATACTAATAACTTCTAGGCTAGATCTTGACCTTGactaaataaacattttaaaagggaatGATACGCATGCAATGCACACACACTCTGAACTGCCTCCAGAATATAAGCTTTCCCCATAAATCGGACATATGCTGAGGTTCAGACATATGCTCAGGATATGCTGAGGTTCTCCAAAATTAAAAGCCTTAATCATTTACAATGCTatcccttctttctctttttatgacTACAAATCCCTTTGTTTCAGAGGGATAGTAAAACACATCAACCACACATTCTCCATCCATTAACATTGATCACCACGAAAAAGTTGTTTCAGTTGTGGCACAGTACACATCATACAATTAACTCTCAGGTGTGGTAACATCGTAAGACTGGGAATTAAGTATATATCTGGTTGGTTTTATACTGATGACCACAAGCAGTACTAGAACATAGCTTTTTGTTGAACTTAATGCTGAAGAGTATTTTCTACTCCATGAATTTTAACACCAAGCTTTCTTAAAAGGTAATACAGATCAAACTTACATCCAACTTTAACAGTTTTTCAACAATAAGCTCCAGAATCTGAAGCCTCAGTGTTGGAAGGTACACTGTAACTCGTAGCAGGTTATGTACGTAACATTCCTATAACACAAAATTAAGAGATAGCTATAATAATGTTAACCGAAATCCTTTCTGCCAaggatttttaaatacatttctcacTTTGTCATTTAAAGAGACAGATATAGGTTAAGACAGACTGTATTCAGTCTAGAATAAATTAACATATAAACCAGACACCAACTTACAATTGTTAAGCTGTGTTATCATTAACTTCTTAATCTACTATTTCCATGCTAATTTTTCCAAGTATCTCCAGACAGAATGAGTATAAATATTCTGTAAGAGTTATTCATTTCTACATTCATTTGTCCCTAAACTTCccccaagaaaatgaaaacaagcacatTCCTCACTATTTCTAGAATCAGATCTAGTAGCACTGTTTGAAGTAAGACTAATAAATCTTTGGTTTAGGTTATTAGAATAAAAAGACACTTCTAAATTCAACAGGTAAGTGTTCTCACAGTCATTCTGATTATAAttcaaacaaattaataaacaaGTTCTGTGAGTGTGCACATGCTCACACAGACACGTACAAATGACAACACTGCAACTTTCACATAGCAAAACTGTCAAGCTAACACATTTAAGTACACCATAGTCTCTTTGTGAATATGCATTATAACACAACCTTTAATTACATAAGGACATATGATTTTTCCACAGGCCATCTGGCTCAGTGCATAAAATGGACAGAGCTAGTTTACCGAAAAATCTATAAACTGAAGAGATTTAACAACAATGCATGGACCATACTTTAATTATACTCCGCTCAAACCCTGCcctgaaaacacagtttttaatttcttcacaaCATGCTCCTCACTGAACTGCTTAAATAAGTTATTCCCATAACACCTTTTGAGAACTACTATCCATCTCATTTTACAGATAGGGATCCAACATCcagagttatttaaaaaaaaaaagcctagcAACATatacaaacaactttttttctttctttttccccagtgctTGTAAGGTTCAAAACACAGCTCCAACCGACCTTCGCTGGtagagcagggctctgcccttctgtaaaagaaaatgccaACATACCAAGTTGGaaagaataaatacaaataccGTACAAGAGCAGTAACCTGTTAAAAGATTCCAGCTTGTTTTCTATGACATAGGAGCATCGTACTAGAGatgtaataaaacattttaataccCTGCTCTACTGGCAAATTGGATTTCACCTCCATCACCCATTGCTTTCTGTCTGCTTATCAAATCCCCTGTTGTTCTGATGaatgctttccatttttacaATAAATGAGACAGGTAGCCTACCGTCTCCTTACTATACAACCCTGAGATTCATCGCCAAACAGGTCCATCTTGTGCATTGATTAAGAATGCAATCCTGTGGAAAAAGATATGCAGTTATCTCATTAAAGACCGGCATAATGCCTATGCACAAGGAACTTAAGTATGTTTGGACAACCTTTTACTAAACCCACACATGGacataaacataaaaaacaacATGATTTTTAAGCAATACACTAAAAAATTTCTATTAAATACCTCCAAATCAATTGTcatactttaaaaagcaaacaaacaaacaaacaaaaataacgtTCATGGCTCTTACCAGAGTTCTTTCTGATTTATTAATGAAAGGAAAGCTTTCTACAAGTATTGGCATAAGAAACTGCAGTgttctgcagagaagaaaaaaaaaaagaaagaaaaacaggttgCTATCATGACAGCAAATACTGAAGCTCCAGCACTCTAAAGACAATAATAATTGGAACATCTTATTATCTGGAATAAGCTTATTCGCTTACTTCACAGTAACCTTATTTTAAGTTAACTAATTgtatataaaatctgtttttgtaaGAATCATAAAATAGACAATAGACAAAAAGCAAACTTTCACTGTCGGCTTGTTAAAAGCTACTTCAATTATGTTGCTATAAACATGACTTTCCCTACTTCCTATTCCCATTCAAATTAAAAGGAGTCTCAGCTGCTCATGCCTATGGAAATTTCATAATGATTGGACAGAACGTTACACCATTtagtgaatatttaaaaaagtcacacaatgaaattaattattGTACTACcgattaggagaaaaaaaaatcttcagttttgTAGCTGTAAGGAAAGTGCATATGAAACCTAGGAATTAAATACTTACGAAGGAACATATCTTACAACAGTTTGCAGTGCTCTATGGCATGTATTAAAGTTTTCAGAAAGgtctagagaaagaaaaaaaaaagtactgttaTCCATTGGGTTGCAGAAAACCAACTCAGGAACCAACAAAAACAGTTCAtatcaattaaatattttagaaaaaacaaagaaaattgcatttttttttttaaataaagttgaATTGCTTTACTACTAAAATAATTATGAATATTAACTCCAAATAACATTCATGGTATCAGAATATACTCTGAATTCGCTGCCACCAAGCCAGATATTGTTGCTATGCTGTCTTATATGGAAGCTAAACTTTGAAATCCAAAATGTATCCcacattacagaaatatttacaaaacgTCAAATCCAAGCCTAAAATTAGATAAAATCTATCTAAAGATTATGCTTCATTTTTGCACAAGTCAAACAACTAATTAGGCTTCTATAAAGGTAACGTTACAGGTGAACACCAGAATAGTAGTTGGCTCTTCACAAGCAGAACTGAAATTTATTCCAGCTTTCAAGACATGAACTCACGAAATTCTTGAAAGACATTTAGCTATGTGTTTGCCTAATCAATAAATGCACTAACTACATggcatttttgttatttatatcAACTGAATTAGCACAGACACAACAACACTCAAGAATCCTCCAACCTAGCTAGTTTTATtgagataaataaaattaaaacaaagtaaCTCCTAACTTTTCTTTGGCTTTGAAACAACCTAGGACTAGGAATGTTTTCCTACACATCCAGCCATATTCCTACAAATGCTCTACAAGGAACAGTATTTTGGAAGTACCAAGGAGTGGGTCACCACACCACTAACTCAAGTACAAGGAATTTAAGGATGTCATGTTTCCTTCATGCTTTATATTAACtccaataaattaattttgtaaaaatggAGCAACATGCAATGTATACGTCTTTAGTAAATGTTTTATGATAGCATACACAAGCCTTACTTCCTTTATACTCactttcatcatcatcatcagaaTCTGAAATATCCACATCATCTTCTCTGATGGTTATTCGAGCTTCCAAAAATGAGATCATTATTGGAAAACTGTACAAGTCTTACAGGTAGCAGTTTCAATGCCAAATCAAAGTACACTGGACAACTAAAGCACCAAAATTATCCacacaagtttttaaaataacagtcaAAAACACAGATTCAGAGAACCAGGAGGTTCTTAAGAACATCCGACATGACCATCATCTcagctttcccttttcagtAGTAAAAACATTATGTAGTTCATTCCTCGTCTAAACATCTTCACAAATGGGGTGCATTATAAATCTAATTGCCCCTCAGAACATGATTTCTGAAATGTAGGTACAGAAAAGGGTCTATCACAATTCAGCCATTCAAAttgataaatggaaaaaaacaacagattgTGATATATACTACACAGAATTTAGCTAAGAAAGAGACATTTTAATAAGCAagcaaagaagatgaagagaaaaaaaacttacGGGGAACAAATTGGGATACAATCATGCGGAGGCATGGCCTAAGATGGACAGTTTGCGCTGACACCAAATTGCCAAGAAAACCCAAGTATTCTTCCACTACCTCCCGGCTTCTTCTCAACCACGGCAGCTTCTGAAAGCAATTAAAGACCAAGATGTCAAACAGATGTTTTGAGCACTAAGCTCTTAATCTTCCCATAGAATAAAGAGATACTTACCAGCAAAAGGCTGACCAGTTGCTCAAAGTCCTTGGTCAAGTAGGTGACAGAAGCTCGAAATTCATGCAGCCAATTAATGATCTGGGCATCCTaaaaataagcaggaaaaaaaaaaaagcaactattTCAATAAACAATATGATCAAACCATTTTTAATAGTAACAACTATAAAACCACAAGTCAAAGATTAAGACTGTAAATAGAAATTATttacaataaatataaaagGGATTTCTTGAACTAAATTAGCGCACTCACCAACGATATTCTagaatgaaagaataaatgcCTATCAACTCCTAAACCAACAGCCTGCCTGGAAGGCTTAAGTTACAAGCTGAGCAAGGCATGCAAAACTCACTTGGACAGACTcagaatccatttttttttcttagtttaagGAAAGAGCCATTCAAGTTTTGAAGTAAGAGATATATTGAAACAGTAGCAAATCTACACAGAAAATTGTACACTGAATTTGCTTGTACTCCCCAAAAGGCCTGCTAAAAACAATACAACTTTACAAAATGTcccctttaaaaagaaaaggaacttaATACAACATTATGCTTCCTGCAGCACTCTTTGTATTGCTGGGCTCTGTAGTTTGATcgaaagagaaaacaaaatggaaaaagggCAGCAAACACGGCGGGTATTCACAGCTATAAGGAACATACCTGGAACTGTTATTTTAACTGCTAAATACATATGCATCTTAATGCTTAATTAACCACGCTTTCAGTGAGACCGGGGGGGTAATAATTGACACAGCTTAAAGGCACTGCAAGTCAGTAGCCATGGTTTGACATAACCACGGTTAGTGATCTGCAGACAAACATCACTGACCTAGAAGGAGGAcacctggaagaaaagaagaccCCATCCATCACAAAACAAAGTTTCTCACTCTAAAGTCAGTAAGCACGAGGCATCACTTATCAAGATTCTGCATACAGGATGTATGTATAAATCAACAGTTGCTGGTTTTCATTCAGAGATAATTCTGATAGTTTCCACAAAGCAAAAAGCTGTTAAATGCTGCTAAATGTTTAAAGCAAAGGCTTTGGTGACACCAGCATGACCTGTCTGACAGGTGACATTCAGACTGCTGAGCGTTAAATCATCAGAGCTCCACACTGACACGACTTACCTTTATGTCTGGGTCTGACAGCTGGTGCTTTAACAACTCATAATCGGTGGTGTCACCCTAGCAGGGGGAAGATAAATAAGGAACATTTATTACCCTTCTGACAAAACCCACACGTGCCGCTAACATACCTAAGCGGCCTAACGCTGCTTAACAGCAACAAAGAGAAGGCGAACACGAGGGGAAGCCCACGAAGGGATGCGGCAGCAGCACACCGGCCCGAGGGGGAGCTGAAGCTGACGGGCCGTTTGTGCCACTGTCTATGCAGACAGCGCCGGGGTCGCCGTGCTTCCCCTCCGCCCGGGGCACCGCGGGGGCGGGCACCGCGGGGGCTGGCACCGCGGGGCCGCCCCTCCGAAGGCCCCTTCCCGAAGGCTCACCTGGCCGCACTTGAGCAGGATGTCGGGCAGGGTGCCCCCGAAGCGCACCGCCTTCCTGGGCGGCGAGCTCAGGAACTCGTCCCCCCGCAGCATGGCCGCGGCACCGCGCCTGGGGGGCCGAGGGGGCGGGGGCCGAGGGGGCCGGTCCCgagcgctgcccggccccgagcgctgcccggccccgagcggccggcaggggcggccccgccgctgcccgctcctgtcccggcccggccccgggagccgccccgccgcccgctgccACACGCCGCCGGAAagggccccgcgccccgccggaAGCGGGCTCCGCTCCTCCCCACCACCATAGAGAGGCGCGGCTAGAAGGGCAGCGGCCGCTCTGCCTCCGCGTCGCTGGTGCGGGAGGAGCGGGGCGGgcgataggaccagagggaatgggCTCAGGgtgcgccaggggaggttcaggttggaaacgaggagacatttcttctcagaaagagccgTCAGGCcttgggacgggttgcccaggcaggtggtggagtcactgtccttgggggtgttcaaggaaaggttggacgtggtactgagggacatggttcagtgggtgacattggtggtagggggatggttggaccagatgatctcggaGGGCTTTTCCGACATTAGCGATTCTAGGATTCcgtctgctgcctgcagcagcaccagagtGCAGCTGGCCTTAGTCCCCTTTACCAGCTCTGCACACACTGCCCTGTAGTTAATACTTCCGTCCCACTCGCTTGCCTCCCCAGAAGTCCCATTGGAGCTTTTGTAGAATTTATGAGTAACTTTCATTTGGTTTCTCCACGGAGAAGATGTTcctatttaaagaaatatatatatacacacacagcacCAAAACTTTCTTCGGGTCCAGTCCACATCTGAAGAACCCTGGGCCAAGCGTGTAGCCTTCCATGTGGCTATAAATTAAGGGTGACGCAATGCCTTAGTGGTCGGTCACTGCAGGAAGTGGCACGTAGGGTGCCACGCTGAGCTAGTTTCAGGTAACCAGCTACAAAAGGCTCCTGTATAACCACATAACAAAGATCCAAGCTGTGGTTACTGGACATCTTGGctgcacttgaaaaaaaaaaaaaaaaacagccctaTGTGCTCTGCAAGGCTGAATAAATCCAGCTTCAGATGTGCGACTACGTTCACACACCGACAGCACCCCCAAGCACGTACAGCTGCTTTGCCACGGCCAGCATGAAAGCTCTTTGAATGGACTTTGTGCTGCATTGAGCTACAACTGATAAGGATACCTGGAGACTAAAATAGCACTAAATATTTGTTAATGTTTAACTGCTAACAATTGTTTGAGCTGCCAGTTCCTATTTAGTGTTAGCCTTCACTATTTAGAACACAAATAACGAACTGCATGAAACAGTAActactttacattttaaaaagtaaatgtaaaaacaaaacaaaacccacaataTAGCTTACAATAGTTAGCACTGCTCCACAGCAAGTACTTTTTACATCATTGTCTAGACACATCACACTAGTAACATTATAGTCCTTCTCTATAAAAACCATAATCCTTCTTTTCTGATGTGCCAACTcctatatttaattattaattacaCATACTATTCATAACTGTAAGCATTTGAATCCTATGCGCTTTGGGTGACATGGCAACATTCTATCCACCATCCTACCCAACAATCACTGAGTATCTGATATTGGATATAAGATTCGTTATCTCGTAATCCACAGTGAATTCACAGCCCTGCTCAATTTGCTCAGATAATTACAATCACAACACTAAATCAGAGAAAACTGTCACTAAGACTAGTATATGAACAGCTGCACATGCAAGTTTTGGGTTAATTTATCGCTCCTACTAACCAACTAGACATTACATCTTATAATGCAGTTTAACAGTTGGAGCTACAGGGAATTCAGGAAAAGCAAGTGGCTTTTcagaacagaggaaagaaaaaaaaaggaatgacatTGAAATGATCAGTAGGTTTTAGGGaggaggatttttgtttgttttaaaaccatcCATTGTAATAAAACAGTGGTGTCGCATTGCAGTTCCTCTAAAAGGAGGAAACAGCTCTATAAAACTCCTAAAACCTGCCgttagtacaaaaaaaaaaaaaaaagaaattatagaCCTTCAAATCTAGGGTCTACCTGAACTTGTTGAAAGATTAAGagcatttggaaaacattttaaaaacactggaTACCTGTCGATGTTACTCCAGTAATTTTCAAGAGAACACTGAAAGACATTTGAGGGTTCTCAAGAAAGTACAGCCACAGCATTCTCAGTAGGCCCGCTCCTGAAACCCACTTCCACTATTCAATAAGCTGCAGTATAAAACCAATTGTGCATTAAAAATGCTCAAACTCTGTATTAGTGCAGAAACAGAGGGACTCAGGAATTCCTCACATACAAAAATTTTACATATCATTAACTTTAATACAAATTTTTCCACATACAACCCAACCCCAATTTCAATTACATCTAGATGTAAATTTGGTAAGATTCTGTAAAATATCATTGTGCttattagtctttttttttttgacttggtAGGTTTTTTTAGTGCTTcagcattagaaaaataattcctgtaTCATCACTGGATTAAAAAAGCTCCTCTAAAAGTCATCATATTACATGATACACAACTATGAAGAAAGGATTGGCATACCAACATCactattcttatttttctacttataaaatttcaaattccaaattattccaaaataatgatgaaaattCACAAGAGACACTGTAAATTGTCTATGTACACTATAAACAACTTCTACTACATTTGTATCCTTGCATCAACAGTTTTacatagatattttaaaagcacccttacaaataaaagtattgcactggcatcataaAAATTCACAGTAAGTTCAACTTCTAGACCTTGGTAAAACAGTGCAAGAGCTTTTCATTGTGCAAGAGCTTTTTATCCAAACATTCCCAGGTTATTACAAAAGATACTTCTACATTACAcactgcagttatttttctgtgaatttggtttgtttcctttttagttCTCACTTCTTAGAAGACcaattttaaattctgaaatggTTAAAAAGAAGTGATCCAGTCCAACGCTGAAAGAGGTGCATTTGGCAGAGATATAGCTCTGTGTGTCCACTTTATACAGAGTCCACAGTGGTTGTAGAAATTATTCCAGAATGAGAGAATCCTATCGCATTGGGTAGGGAATTCTCTTTCCATAATTTGTAGCACTTTCCCCAGTTTTAAAGGCAGTAACTTTAACAGTCGTGTCTTCAGCAGACCCTGAAGATAACACATTAAGAAAAGGTTACTCCGAAGTAGTCTTAAAACAAATCATCACATAAAACTCTAAATCCATTATTTGAAAACAGTCTTAAAAGTACTTTTCTACATGCTTAACAGCCACTTGGGgcccaaattaaaaaaaaatagaaaattacatCACTAGCCCATCTCCAGTGATGACCACGTGTGGATGTCAGATAGAGACATAAGATCACAGCATGCAAATGTTCTCTCTTTAAGATATTATCTCAACTTCCACTTACTGCCCCACGTCCTCCCCAGCCAAATATATTATCATTGtatcacttctgttttttcctccagctttttGAGTCTGTAAATTTATAAGTGCCACATTACCTTATGCCAAATAATCACATGGTCCAGTTGCATAGCATGCAACAACTTGTGGATGCCCACTTTTTCTTGGAAGAGGTAATAAATAATCATTCCTTATGCACTTTTCCATACCATTTAATACTGTACAGTCCTCTAGCATATGTTATATTCTGCCTCTCCTTGCAGGCTCAAGGATCTTACTCTACTTATTACTCCTTTAATATAACTTATTCCATATCTCAAGAACTGTCACCCTTCTCACTTActtattttctcttgaaaattgTGTagttttcaagaaacaaaatcagaacaGCATGTGGTACTTCATcaatagctttaaaaattaGTAATCACAAGAACCAGAAAGTTACAtaagtgacaaaaaaaatgcttaagtaGTTTCTGGAAAGAGCAGACTTCCTTATTAAAGCAACAGTTCATTTCCAGATGTTTGCACTTCTCCTTAACATTGAGACTTTATACTGGGAGAAATCTCAAGGTAATGTCTCAGGAAGCTCTTCTAATGGCCAGTATGTTTTagtggtttgggatttttgtgtgtgttttcctttgggGAAGGTGGGGTTGGAAAGTGGTaatggttttttttcccctccttgctCTTGACAGTACTTGCCCAAACACGTTTAACCTGCTTGGTGAAGTTCATATATCTCCAGATACGCAGAAGATTTGGTCTATCAATAAAGGGTGATCTAATTCAGACAGTTGCCTACGAGAATGTACAAAGTATTTCAGATGCACCTACTTCAATGAGACCCCTAAATTATCTTGGAGGTGCAACTAtttgttattttgtattttgcctTGAAAGTTAAAATTGGAGTTCATATTACAATCTGTACCACAACTCATACACTCCttgttttggtttcttctgAATTACAATTACTAAGGCAACTGCACTGAAGTCTGTTTACTGCAGCATTAGAAGTTGCTATTCAAGGGGGAGAACTCACAATGAAGTCCTCTAAATATCTGCCTCCATGGGAAATAACAAACCATAGATTTGAAATTAGCAACATGCaagatttgaaatatttaaaaatactggatAACTTTCACTACTAGTAGTTTATTACAGCAAAGCACACATCTATATATGCATATTGAAAGTAGGACCATCCACAGAGATAGGGGCTCATCTACTCAACTCAATACCCATATGCTTTAGATGAAAAGTGTTAGGCATATTCATTTACAAATGCCATTTCTTTCCTGCAAATGTAGATCTTGATCAGTCATTTCTAAACCCATTTCAGCAAAATCTAAAAAGAGAATGGAAGGAGAATGACTTATTTTCAACAGCCCATTTCTTGTTGCAGATAGTTAATAATAAACTACACAGCAGCAGTAACAAACCTTCTAAGTTGTATTGCTGTTGTTCTTATCCCCCCCTTCTACAAGTTTTCTGTTAAGCAATGTTGTATCTCCCTACTGTTAGAACTTCCTCTCAAGAAATTCTGTGGCTTTCACAGAAGGCAATTTTCACATGAACTTTTCTGTAAGCCAGAAGTTGCTTCAGGATTTACTTTcaaggagcagcagaaaaagaTAACCTTGTAGACAGTGAATCAGGACCATAAGATGTTCAGCATCCCAAGTAATTCAGGCAGTTAGTGCAAAGTAGGTCTCACAGTTCTTTCAGAACAGGATTTTACACAGTGAAGtgaaaaattgactttttttttggacactGTCAAGTCGTTactcatatttttcttcctaaataaATATGCTGTATTAATGAACATACTAGGGATATTTTGAAACCTCGATGATCTTCGGTTATGCTTTGAACTTGGACTCCAACACTTCCTTTGCAGACTTGATATAGCACATCTTTTTCAGATGACTGAGGTTCACAATGAGGAGTAGTTTAACTACGAGTTAATTTATGAGCATTTATGAGTTTCAAACCTTTAGCTGTAACTCTGCCCCCAAGCTACATACAAGTCagcatttcattgttttttctgtttgccaaGAACGAAGTATTTCACATTGCTAGAGAGGGATCTTTTTCACAAGAGTTCATGTGGGCAGTGGCTCATGGCTATGTCACCTCACACTTATTTCTCCCAGACACTGTGAGCTGTATGAGGACCAGTCCCAAACTACACAGCTTGGTTCTTGCCCCTGAGAGACCTTGCAGCGAGCGACCCCATGCCAACTTCCTCATGCTCACATGTGCTGTGTTCATGGTGGCCCTTTCCATCCTTCAGTGTCTTCAGGAAGTATCACACCTGCATAACCAAACTCGGGACACTTCCCTCACCTGATTTCTATTACTACCAGGATCGAGTAAGATTCCATGATATTTCCATTACTTGCCAGAAGCGGGTAAGATTCCacaagattattattttttagatttGCTCTGCTGTGGGCAGGTGCTTTCGCATAACGAGCTTTTTAACAACAAGGGAGGAGAGCTTTCTAGGGCAAGTCTCAGGTAGGAGGGTTGCTGGGGGCTCTATACGCAGACAAGCGATGTccccccgcggctccccgcggCCGAGGCCCTCCCGCCCCTCACCTgccgggctcggcggggcggccccgcgggcccCTCAGCTCCAGGtcggcggtggcggcggcggctcgggtCCGCGGCGCGGTGCCGAAGGCCGAGGAGAGGCGGCGGCTGAGGCCGTGCACCAGCCCCCGCAGCACGCTGTCCCCGCGGCCCTTGGGCGGCGCCAGCCCCACGTCGTCGCGCAGCTCCTCCAGAGGCACCTCCAGGTTGCCCGCGTACCAGAACACCCACCAGATGAGGCTGAGGAAGATGCCGATGCCGCCCGCGTAGATGAGCAGGTCGGCGAAGAAC
This is a stretch of genomic DNA from Anser cygnoides isolate HZ-2024a breed goose chromosome 15, Taihu_goose_T2T_genome, whole genome shotgun sequence. It encodes these proteins:
- the LOC125182816 gene encoding transmembrane protein 238-like → MAAPGGLGRCVAAFWLALAFDALGLAVLLAGVFADVFFADLLIYAGGIGIFLSLIWWVFWYAGNLEVPLEELRDDVGLAPPKGRGDSVLRGLVHGLSRRLSSAFGTAPRTRAAAATADLELRGPRGRPAEPGRVC